A genome region from Chitinivorax tropicus includes the following:
- the gspE gene encoding type II secretion system ATPase GspE, whose product MEHRIPYHFAKNKGVIDAGEQDGKIQIWARDDIDPLTLSEVRRVLLKPLAISLFPPEDFEQRLAAVYSRGDSQAASVVEDVEQDYDLSRLAQELPEIEDLLEAEDDAPIIRLINAVLTQALREYASDIHIEPFETRSVVRFRIDGKLIDVIEPKRALHAAVVSRIKVMANLDISEKRLPQDGRITLRIAGRPVDVRVSTLPTGHGERVVLRLLDKSAGKMDLTRLGMSGDTLDQLHELIAQPHGIILVTGPTGSGKTTTLYAALAQMDAKTTNIMTVEDPIEYDLDGVGQTQVNSRIEMNFARALRSILRQDPDVIMIGEIRDLETAQIAVQASLTGHLVLATLHTNDAASAVTRLVDMGIEPFLLASSLIGVLAQRLARNLCPECKLEHRPSEAEHTLLGRDAPIYRPVGCPVCNFNGYKGRSGLYELLVVDDLMRRHIHDGTAEGAIRDYAVSKGMLTLRQDGVRKVLQGDTSLEEVLRVTRD is encoded by the coding sequence ATGGAACATCGCATTCCTTATCATTTCGCCAAAAACAAGGGTGTGATCGATGCCGGTGAGCAAGATGGTAAGATCCAGATCTGGGCACGTGACGACATCGATCCCTTGACCTTGTCAGAGGTAAGGCGGGTTTTGCTGAAGCCATTGGCGATCAGCCTGTTTCCACCAGAAGACTTCGAGCAGCGCCTTGCAGCGGTCTATTCCCGTGGTGACAGCCAAGCCGCCAGCGTGGTGGAAGACGTCGAGCAGGACTACGACCTGTCTCGGCTGGCGCAAGAGCTGCCCGAAATCGAAGACCTGTTGGAAGCCGAGGATGACGCGCCGATCATCCGCCTTATCAACGCCGTGTTGACACAGGCCTTGCGTGAATATGCTTCTGATATCCACATCGAGCCATTCGAAACCCGCTCTGTCGTCCGATTTCGGATCGATGGCAAGCTGATCGACGTCATCGAGCCCAAGCGGGCCTTGCATGCCGCAGTGGTATCTCGCATCAAGGTAATGGCGAATCTGGACATCTCAGAAAAACGCCTGCCACAAGATGGCCGTATTACCCTGCGCATCGCGGGGCGTCCAGTCGATGTGCGCGTCTCAACGTTGCCCACTGGACACGGAGAGCGGGTGGTGCTGCGTCTGCTGGATAAATCCGCCGGCAAGATGGATCTGACCAGGCTCGGCATGAGCGGTGACACACTGGACCAGCTGCACGAGCTGATTGCCCAACCACATGGCATCATCCTCGTCACCGGCCCAACCGGCTCGGGCAAGACGACAACACTCTATGCCGCCTTGGCGCAGATGGACGCCAAGACCACCAACATCATGACGGTCGAAGATCCCATCGAATACGACCTCGATGGCGTCGGCCAGACCCAGGTCAACTCGCGTATCGAAATGAATTTTGCACGGGCGCTACGTTCGATTCTGCGGCAAGACCCGGATGTCATCATGATCGGTGAAATCCGCGACCTCGAAACCGCACAGATTGCCGTACAAGCCTCACTGACTGGCCACTTGGTGCTGGCTACCCTGCACACCAACGATGCGGCCAGCGCGGTCACGCGGTTGGTCGATATGGGGATCGAGCCTTTCTTGCTGGCATCCAGCTTGATTGGCGTACTCGCACAACGCCTGGCGCGTAACCTGTGCCCAGAATGCAAACTGGAGCATCGCCCAAGCGAAGCAGAGCACACCCTGCTCGGTCGAGATGCCCCCATCTACCGCCCAGTTGGCTGCCCGGTTTGTAATTTCAACGGATATAAAGGCCGAAGCGGTCTCTATGAATTGTTGGTAGTCGATGACCTCATGCGTCGCCATATTCATGACGGCACCGCCGAAGGCGCGATTCGCGACTACGCTGTCAGCAAAGGCATGTTGACCTTGCGCCAAGACGGCGTGCGTAAAGTCCTGCAGGGCGACACCTCACTGGAAGAAGTACTACGCGTCACGCGAGACTGA
- the gspD gene encoding type II secretion system secretin GspD, with the protein MIRKTLPILLAATLFASSLSFAADENKVMLNFVNADIESTVKAVGLISGKNFVLDPRVKGTINIVSSTPVAKDLVYPILLSSLRLQGFSAVESTGVIKIVPEADAKQHFSVTADKNLSVTGDKIVTQVFPLKYESAAQLVPILRPLITPNNMIAAYNNANTLVITDYAENIKRINRIVASIDQPSSAEFFAIPLKHSSALDVASTLARLMPELGTSGIPGQPMVPGMGAEGVKRSSVIADPRSNSLLIRSETSATAQNVRRLVEMLDQPAQSGSNINVVYLKNANATKLAQTLRSIITGDTSSSASSSSSSGLSQNSAPMQGGMPSSPLSPVATNSSASNSASGAQGGMIQADVATNSLIITAPDYVYRNIRAVIDKLDVRRAQVYLEALIAEVNAGDTSEFGFQWLTADGLKDGAPSYRGFGGTNFGEGGKNILNVLQNPLGAASGLSVGVARGKISLGGKDYLNLGMLARALEDNKAGNVLSTPNLLTLDNEDAKILVGQNVPFKTTSQPQSGNTTNPFTTFERKDIGITLSVTPQISEGGGITMKIFQEVSSIDDSAIKSEDLITKKRTIESKVLVDDGQIIVLGGLIENKVNSGVSKVPLLGDIPILGNLFKYESRTSTKTNLMVFLRPVVLKDGAAATALSGDRYEYIREQQRDFKLPDSFVLHNPPTVVAPELTPIQKTKPDSKTEAASQPAVDQPASEKK; encoded by the coding sequence ATGATCAGAAAAACACTTCCCATTCTGCTGGCCGCCACGCTGTTTGCTTCGTCTCTGTCTTTTGCGGCGGACGAAAACAAGGTGATGCTGAATTTTGTCAATGCCGATATCGAATCGACCGTCAAGGCCGTGGGCTTGATCTCGGGTAAGAATTTTGTACTGGACCCACGGGTGAAGGGCACCATCAATATCGTTTCATCCACACCGGTTGCGAAGGATCTGGTGTATCCGATCCTGCTTTCGTCATTGCGCTTGCAGGGTTTTTCGGCAGTGGAATCGACCGGTGTGATCAAGATCGTGCCCGAGGCTGATGCCAAGCAGCATTTCAGCGTTACCGCTGACAAAAATCTGAGCGTGACTGGTGACAAGATCGTCACGCAGGTCTTCCCGTTGAAATATGAGTCTGCCGCTCAGCTGGTGCCGATTCTACGGCCATTGATCACGCCCAATAACATGATTGCAGCGTATAACAATGCCAATACGCTGGTGATCACCGACTATGCTGAGAATATCAAGCGCATCAATCGGATCGTCGCTTCCATCGATCAGCCCTCATCGGCGGAGTTTTTTGCCATTCCGCTCAAACACAGCTCAGCACTGGATGTGGCGAGCACTCTGGCACGCTTGATGCCCGAGCTGGGCACCAGTGGCATTCCGGGCCAGCCGATGGTGCCAGGCATGGGGGCGGAAGGGGTCAAGCGAAGCTCGGTGATCGCCGATCCACGCTCCAACAGCCTGCTGATTCGTAGCGAAACCTCAGCCACTGCTCAAAATGTCCGGCGGCTGGTTGAGATGCTGGATCAGCCTGCGCAAAGTGGCAGTAATATCAATGTGGTGTATCTGAAGAATGCCAACGCCACCAAATTGGCGCAGACCTTGCGTTCGATCATCACGGGGGATACTTCATCGAGTGCGTCGTCTAGCAGCAGCTCAGGGCTGTCTCAAAACAGCGCGCCCATGCAGGGTGGCATGCCCAGCTCTCCCTTATCACCGGTTGCGACCAACAGCAGTGCCAGCAACAGCGCCTCTGGCGCACAAGGCGGGATGATCCAGGCGGATGTGGCCACCAACTCCTTGATCATCACCGCGCCTGACTATGTGTATCGCAATATCCGTGCGGTGATCGACAAGTTGGATGTGCGCCGTGCACAGGTCTATCTGGAGGCCTTGATTGCAGAGGTGAACGCCGGTGATACTTCAGAGTTCGGTTTCCAATGGTTGACCGCCGATGGTTTGAAGGATGGCGCTCCGTCGTACCGGGGCTTTGGTGGAACCAACTTTGGTGAGGGCGGCAAGAATATCCTCAATGTGCTGCAAAACCCTTTGGGTGCGGCTTCTGGCCTCAGTGTCGGCGTGGCACGTGGCAAGATTAGCCTGGGCGGTAAGGATTACCTGAATCTGGGCATGCTGGCGCGGGCATTGGAGGACAACAAGGCTGGCAATGTGCTCTCCACACCCAATCTGCTGACCCTGGACAATGAAGATGCCAAGATCCTGGTGGGGCAGAACGTGCCATTCAAAACCACCAGCCAGCCACAAAGCGGCAATACCACCAATCCTTTTACCACTTTCGAGCGTAAAGACATCGGTATCACGCTCAGTGTGACGCCGCAGATTTCGGAAGGTGGCGGCATCACCATGAAGATCTTCCAAGAGGTCTCCAGCATTGATGATAGCGCGATCAAGAGCGAAGACCTGATCACCAAAAAACGCACCATTGAGTCCAAGGTGCTGGTGGATGACGGCCAGATCATCGTATTGGGTGGGCTGATCGAGAACAAAGTCAACAGCGGTGTCAGCAAGGTGCCCCTGCTGGGTGATATTCCGATATTGGGCAATCTGTTCAAATATGAAAGCCGTACTTCAACCAAAACCAATCTGATGGTATTCCTGCGACCGGTGGTGCTCAAAGATGGCGCGGCAGCCACTGCATTGTCTGGGGATCGCTATGAATATATCCGCGAGCAGCAGCGGGATTTCAAGCTGCCGGATTCCTTTGTGCTGCATAATCCCCCCACCGTTGTGGCGCCCGAGTTGACGCCCATTCAGAAGACCAAGCCAGACTCCAAGACCGAAGCAGCCAGCCAGCCAGCTGTTGATCAACCCGCCAGCGAGAAGAAATAA